The following proteins are encoded in a genomic region of Sorangiineae bacterium MSr12523:
- a CDS encoding ATP-binding cassette domain-containing protein, whose protein sequence is MMRRFQAPEVIQTSAMDCGPAALKSLLEGHGINVSYGRLREACQTEVDGTSIDVLEDLAVRLGLDATQTMLPFEHLAVGDPFPALLVTKDPVGALHFVVVWRRIGRRFQIMDPGRGRLWVDAATLRQITFKHGMPIPASQWRAWAGGVEAHEAFAVRFARIGARKSGAGLLERARADPSWRSFGALDAALRMTESLVLERAIERGNAASSLVEELLDEALRDLVSGHFDDSSELIVPRSYWSAAPSATPEHIMLSGAVLVRVFGVRPEKTDAPLPAEVTAALRERPPRPLRHLGSILRQDGVLGPGLLLLSLVAATLGGALEALLLRSSIDVGRHLGIPEQRLAGIGVLVALLAILLVLDVSFAGGVLRVGRRLETRLRMAFLRKVPRLHDRYFQSRPASDMAHRCHAIHPVRELPQLGGRIVRNAMDLLVVAAGLVWIDARSWPLVLLAVVVSTAGPWFAQRSVAERDLRARSFDGALTRFYFDSLLGLVALRAHGGESTVRRQHGRVTVEWARASLSRIRASTFIDALQQIGGSSLAVFLVFAYLVHEPEPAAVLLFVYWALNVPVLGQEIARTALLYPSMRNRLLRLMEPLDAVEEPAANEGSQPATGTHSDVAEAHIVFREVSVRAAGHTILKHLDLAIPKGAHVAIVGASGAGKSSLVGLLLGWHRPASGSVLVDGLPLRGDHLKQVRMQTAWVDASVHIWNRSLLANLEYGAVPNGDGRVDAVLEDADLLGLLERLPDGLQTELGEGGALVAGGEGQRVRLGRAMMRKPKLVVLDEAFRGLDRECRHVLTARARERWKSATLLCVTHDVEETRTFDRVIVLDGGRVCEDGNPAELLARDDSRYASMLRAEADVRRTLWNGDAWRKVTVRDGQLAEGMPVGARGAEVRT, encoded by the coding sequence ATGATGCGCCGTTTTCAGGCACCGGAGGTCATTCAGACCTCGGCGATGGATTGCGGACCGGCCGCCCTTAAGTCATTGCTCGAGGGGCACGGAATCAACGTCAGCTACGGGCGCCTGCGGGAGGCATGCCAAACGGAGGTCGACGGAACCTCCATTGATGTCCTCGAAGATTTGGCTGTCCGCCTCGGACTCGATGCAACCCAAACCATGTTGCCCTTCGAGCACCTGGCGGTGGGCGATCCGTTTCCAGCCCTCCTCGTAACGAAGGATCCGGTAGGCGCGTTGCACTTCGTCGTCGTTTGGCGACGCATCGGTCGGCGCTTCCAGATCATGGATCCGGGGCGCGGGCGGCTTTGGGTGGACGCAGCGACGTTGCGGCAAATCACATTCAAACACGGAATGCCGATTCCTGCGTCGCAATGGCGTGCATGGGCCGGAGGCGTTGAGGCGCACGAGGCCTTCGCGGTGCGCTTCGCTCGCATCGGCGCGCGTAAGTCCGGGGCGGGTCTCCTGGAGAGGGCTCGGGCAGACCCATCATGGCGATCGTTCGGCGCGCTCGATGCGGCGTTGCGGATGACCGAGTCGCTGGTGTTGGAGCGGGCCATCGAACGCGGGAACGCGGCGAGCTCGCTTGTTGAAGAGCTCCTCGACGAGGCGCTTCGCGATCTTGTCTCCGGACATTTCGATGACTCCAGCGAGCTGATTGTACCACGCAGTTACTGGTCCGCCGCACCGAGCGCAACACCAGAGCACATCATGCTCAGCGGCGCCGTGCTAGTGCGCGTCTTCGGCGTTCGGCCAGAGAAGACGGACGCACCGCTTCCGGCCGAAGTAACAGCTGCCCTCCGCGAGCGGCCACCGCGACCCTTGCGCCATCTCGGTTCCATCCTGCGCCAAGACGGCGTACTCGGGCCCGGGCTCCTCCTGCTCTCCCTGGTCGCTGCAACGCTTGGCGGCGCACTCGAGGCACTGCTTCTGCGATCCTCCATCGACGTAGGACGTCATCTCGGTATTCCGGAACAGCGGCTCGCCGGCATCGGCGTGCTGGTAGCGCTATTGGCCATATTGCTCGTGCTCGATGTCTCGTTTGCCGGCGGGGTACTGCGCGTGGGCCGGCGACTCGAGACACGCTTGCGCATGGCATTTCTGCGCAAGGTACCGCGACTGCACGATCGCTATTTTCAGTCCCGTCCCGCGTCGGACATGGCGCATCGTTGCCATGCTATTCACCCAGTGCGGGAGCTTCCGCAGCTCGGCGGTCGCATCGTGCGCAACGCGATGGACCTGCTCGTGGTCGCGGCGGGGCTCGTTTGGATTGATGCGCGCAGTTGGCCACTCGTGCTCCTGGCGGTCGTGGTCTCTACGGCCGGACCATGGTTCGCGCAACGGAGTGTGGCCGAGCGCGATTTGCGTGCCCGATCGTTCGATGGAGCGCTCACCAGGTTCTATTTCGATAGTCTCCTCGGGCTTGTAGCGCTCCGAGCGCATGGTGGAGAGTCGACTGTGCGTCGGCAGCACGGTCGCGTGACGGTGGAATGGGCCCGAGCTTCGCTGTCCCGAATTCGCGCTTCGACGTTCATCGATGCGCTTCAGCAGATCGGCGGTTCGTCCCTCGCTGTGTTCCTCGTATTTGCGTATCTGGTGCACGAGCCGGAACCGGCAGCCGTGCTGCTATTCGTCTATTGGGCGCTGAATGTTCCGGTACTCGGGCAGGAGATCGCGCGGACGGCGCTGCTTTATCCGTCCATGCGAAATCGGTTGCTTCGACTCATGGAGCCGCTCGATGCCGTGGAAGAACCGGCTGCGAACGAAGGGAGCCAGCCGGCAACGGGCACCCACTCCGACGTCGCCGAAGCACACATCGTGTTCCGTGAGGTGTCGGTACGTGCGGCGGGGCATACCATTCTCAAGCACCTCGATCTTGCCATTCCGAAGGGCGCACACGTCGCGATCGTCGGTGCATCCGGTGCTGGAAAATCGAGCCTCGTGGGACTGCTCCTCGGGTGGCATCGGCCCGCCTCCGGTTCCGTATTGGTCGATGGCCTGCCCTTGCGCGGCGATCACCTGAAACAGGTGCGCATGCAAACGGCGTGGGTCGACGCATCCGTGCATATTTGGAATCGCTCCCTTCTGGCGAATCTCGAGTATGGGGCGGTGCCCAACGGCGATGGTCGCGTGGACGCGGTCCTGGAGGATGCCGATCTTCTGGGCTTGCTCGAGCGACTGCCCGATGGCCTGCAAACTGAGCTCGGCGAGGGTGGCGCGCTCGTGGCCGGCGGGGAAGGACAGCGCGTACGACTAGGACGCGCAATGATGCGCAAACCAAAGCTCGTCGTTTTGGACGAGGCCTTCCGGGGGCTCGATCGTGAGTGCCGGCACGTCCTCACGGCCCGCGCCCGTGAACGATGGAAGAGCGCCACGCTCCTTTGCGTGACGCACGACGTGGAGGAGACGCGCACCTTCGACCGCGTGATCGTACTGGACGGAGGTCGCGTCTGCGAGGACGGGAACCCGGCGGAGCTCCTGGCGCGCGACGATTCGCGCTACGCGAGCATGCTTCGCGCCGAGGCAGACGTCCGGCGAACGCTATGGAACGGAGACGCCTGGCGAAAAGTCACGGTCCGCGATGGCCAGCTGGCGGAGGGAATGCCGGTGGGTGCCCGAGGGGCCGAGGTGCGAACGTGA
- a CDS encoding HlyD family efflux transporter periplasmic adaptor subunit: MFSRTSRVLDADSSRTRGLTAVVALTLLAVWGTWLFRGELSVYETSEAARLEVVRAAHPFDAPIPGRVVKVNFALDQEVDEGDVLVELDSDQQRLALSEAKVKAANLGPQFTATRAELEAEKKALTAFRSQGDAILGEASSRAEEAEIATRLAREELERIERLTDSGAMPDIDAVRAKADAERKAATAAALRAQRTKHEGEWITGQSDRNTHIAALQRDVVRLESELHQIEAQIESLEHEIDRRRIRAPASGRIGEISSFRPGSFVDEGDHLGTIVARGDLRVIAELKPASAFGHVRTGQTAQVRFDGFPWTEFGDTRASVTDVAREVRDGHARVELNIVSANERIPLQHGLPGTVEIEVERATPAALILRAVGRLLHRGNSDPPRPTEDRRERITRQ; the protein is encoded by the coding sequence ATGTTCAGCCGTACGTCTCGCGTTCTCGATGCCGACAGCTCCCGGACCCGTGGACTAACCGCGGTCGTTGCCCTTACCCTCCTGGCGGTGTGGGGCACATGGCTCTTTCGCGGAGAGCTCTCGGTCTACGAGACCAGCGAGGCTGCCCGCCTCGAGGTCGTCCGTGCGGCACACCCGTTCGATGCGCCGATCCCAGGGCGTGTCGTTAAAGTCAATTTCGCTTTGGACCAAGAGGTCGACGAGGGAGACGTTCTCGTTGAATTGGACTCGGACCAACAGCGCCTTGCGCTTAGCGAAGCAAAGGTGAAGGCGGCAAACCTTGGTCCGCAGTTCACCGCAACACGCGCCGAATTGGAGGCCGAAAAGAAGGCCCTGACGGCATTTCGAAGCCAGGGAGATGCAATCCTCGGCGAGGCCTCGAGCCGCGCGGAGGAAGCCGAGATCGCAACCCGACTCGCACGTGAGGAGCTTGAGCGAATCGAGAGGCTAACGGACAGTGGTGCCATGCCCGATATCGACGCGGTGCGGGCGAAGGCGGACGCCGAGCGGAAGGCCGCGACCGCGGCGGCCCTTCGGGCGCAACGGACCAAGCACGAGGGCGAGTGGATCACCGGGCAGTCCGACCGAAACACCCACATTGCCGCGTTGCAACGAGACGTGGTCCGGCTCGAATCGGAACTCCATCAGATCGAAGCACAGATTGAGTCGCTCGAGCACGAAATTGATCGACGACGTATTCGAGCTCCGGCAAGTGGGCGCATTGGCGAGATCAGCTCCTTCCGTCCGGGCTCCTTCGTGGACGAGGGCGACCATCTCGGAACCATCGTCGCGCGCGGCGATCTGCGGGTGATCGCCGAGCTCAAGCCAGCATCCGCGTTTGGACACGTGCGCACCGGCCAGACTGCACAGGTGCGCTTCGATGGCTTTCCTTGGACAGAGTTTGGCGACACCAGAGCGTCCGTAACAGATGTGGCACGCGAGGTGCGCGATGGCCATGCGCGGGTCGAGTTGAATATCGTTTCGGCAAATGAGCGCATTCCGCTGCAGCACGGATTACCGGGAACGGTGGAGATTGAAGTAGAGCGAGCGACGCCTGCGGCTCTCATCTTGCGGGCCGTCGGACGCCTTCTTCATCGAGGCAACAGCGATCCACCGCGTCCAACCGAGGACCGTCGCGAGCGCATTACCCGGCAATGA
- a CDS encoding sigma-70 family RNA polymerase sigma factor, translating into MPTLRSQLLSELLPVVRAGIRPSRLRACYAEEALQQTLIALIPHVARLEAMGKRERDAYVFMAASRKAMAVRKRVGLERARGSEDEVSTWEREVAGRSVTPEDMLRAAEGAEHAARAFEELPSQDKRVVAAVNEDGLSERDAAGELGMSRGSVAYRLRRARDMLSRAWLGTTSWAGRPRRG; encoded by the coding sequence ATGCCGACCCTTCGCTCTCAACTTCTTTCGGAACTTCTCCCCGTCGTTCGCGCGGGCATTCGCCCCTCGCGTCTCCGCGCGTGCTATGCGGAGGAGGCCCTCCAACAAACCCTGATTGCGTTGATACCGCACGTCGCACGGCTGGAGGCGATGGGTAAGCGTGAGCGAGATGCTTACGTATTCATGGCGGCCTCCCGGAAGGCCATGGCGGTCCGCAAGCGCGTCGGGCTCGAACGAGCGCGTGGTAGCGAGGACGAGGTCTCGACGTGGGAGCGCGAGGTAGCAGGCAGAAGTGTGACTCCGGAAGACATGCTGCGCGCCGCTGAAGGAGCCGAGCACGCGGCACGTGCTTTCGAAGAGCTTCCCAGCCAAGACAAACGCGTGGTCGCGGCCGTAAACGAGGACGGACTTTCCGAGCGCGACGCCGCAGGGGAGCTCGGTATGTCTCGTGGAAGCGTCGCTTATCGATTGCGCCGCGCGCGCGACATGCTGTCCCGTGCGTGGCTCGGAACGACATCATGGGCGGGGCGGCCGCGTCGGGGGTGA
- a CDS encoding YcaO-like family protein yields MEFPFGSTDIEKKAPTYVTVFVGPSLDAARVRELVPFADIRPPIRRGDLDSVQAPNLVAIIDGVFDAELAVSPREIRTAIARGVRIVGSSSMGALRAAEVHEMLGVGRIYQMYRNGTIERDDEVAVLLDVDTGNALTEPLANIRFAVASLVGSGTLDEAVGSTIVDVASSIHFHDRTYRNILRNAGFKDPAAMDQLIRALRSIDLKREDAQTLLELLPELEAAPHWERVLRTNQRHDDYDDHFASVRVAISSAADAPLTVWEFGEKIEWSDLLKFLAVTGKFDRHARQVLARGAWTGLESLAPARDTQVPSVQELFVMAAEEWGWKGREEAHVTLRDLGIGFEELQEQLRRERRTQAVQHSLFTLDATDFMRALRVDLFLSNLALKREAMRLGALLMLAREAHDGQNDNYDGELREAKRALLCEMPEATWDGMLSQAGISENDAKPIVELIASARRVGVHLLGTLEDAPRRDGLVGRGVESLPLAPYAKGSSSRSIPDGEAAVIARKIGKTIGVTRVAQLGELERFGLHVTAAYRSSDWSSTIGGGKSESIDGATAGALMEELEKYCQERFEPDVVLEGGFHKLSTKSAIDPNRCALPFDSCYASDSSISWSWMTDLVTGERVLVARDLLSMRRQARDLLYSARRGRKVFSTSGLASGFTITEAILHALCERIERHAVKLAEQALSNPGEIPGAPRWPFTLVDLEKCTPSIGRIVQSIRDAGYQVRVMDITCEVSVPTFSARIFRPDGVHGLTEKYHGGSGTHPDPEIAVKRALLEAVQTRVGALSGAREDFGIRPRSLGRHERPRPLSRGDAYWIRPYVPKKPLRDVVGFVGQSARENVDFIVRRLTAAGFDRVLYRDLSPDDVAPGHVVRALVPGMEDTNPFHTGLRARTLMVQDLMRRHEW; encoded by the coding sequence ATGGAGTTCCCGTTTGGCAGTACGGATATCGAAAAGAAGGCCCCAACCTACGTCACGGTCTTCGTGGGGCCTTCGTTGGATGCCGCACGTGTGCGGGAGCTGGTGCCCTTCGCGGACATTCGTCCCCCCATCCGCCGCGGAGACCTCGATTCAGTACAAGCGCCGAATCTCGTGGCGATCATTGACGGCGTGTTCGACGCGGAGCTGGCCGTCTCACCTCGTGAAATCCGCACTGCGATTGCGCGAGGAGTTCGCATTGTCGGTTCGTCGAGCATGGGGGCACTTCGAGCGGCCGAAGTGCATGAGATGCTCGGCGTCGGCCGGATCTATCAGATGTATCGGAACGGGACGATCGAGCGCGATGATGAGGTTGCCGTGTTGCTCGATGTCGATACCGGAAATGCCCTCACGGAACCCCTCGCGAATATTCGATTTGCAGTCGCCTCGCTGGTAGGATCCGGAACGCTCGACGAGGCCGTAGGCTCGACCATAGTCGATGTCGCGTCGTCTATCCACTTTCACGATAGGACATATCGAAATATCTTACGCAACGCGGGATTTAAAGATCCCGCGGCGATGGATCAGTTGATTCGCGCACTTCGGTCGATCGACCTGAAACGGGAAGACGCGCAGACTCTACTCGAGCTCCTTCCCGAATTGGAAGCAGCGCCGCACTGGGAGCGGGTACTGAGAACGAACCAGCGGCATGACGACTACGACGATCACTTTGCGTCCGTTCGCGTTGCCATCAGCAGCGCCGCTGACGCCCCTCTCACCGTATGGGAATTCGGCGAGAAGATCGAATGGTCCGATCTTCTCAAGTTTCTCGCCGTTACCGGGAAGTTTGACCGACATGCACGACAGGTTCTTGCGCGGGGCGCTTGGACGGGACTCGAATCGCTTGCTCCGGCACGAGACACGCAGGTCCCGTCTGTTCAAGAGTTGTTCGTCATGGCCGCGGAAGAGTGGGGTTGGAAAGGTCGAGAAGAAGCACACGTAACACTGCGCGATCTCGGGATCGGCTTCGAGGAACTGCAAGAGCAGCTTCGACGAGAACGCCGGACGCAAGCCGTTCAGCACTCCCTGTTTACCTTGGACGCGACTGACTTTATGCGTGCGTTGAGGGTCGACCTCTTCCTAAGCAATCTCGCTCTGAAGCGCGAGGCTATGCGGTTGGGAGCATTGCTGATGCTTGCTCGCGAGGCGCATGACGGTCAAAACGATAACTACGATGGGGAGCTGCGCGAAGCAAAGCGTGCATTGCTGTGCGAAATGCCCGAAGCCACCTGGGACGGGATGCTGTCGCAGGCCGGCATTTCTGAGAATGATGCGAAACCCATCGTGGAACTGATTGCGTCTGCTCGTCGCGTCGGCGTCCATCTGCTAGGGACGTTAGAAGATGCGCCCCGGCGCGATGGGCTCGTAGGTAGAGGAGTCGAGTCGTTACCGCTCGCGCCTTATGCAAAAGGCTCTTCGTCACGGTCCATTCCCGACGGCGAGGCTGCCGTGATCGCGCGAAAAATCGGCAAGACAATCGGCGTGACGCGGGTCGCACAACTCGGTGAGCTCGAACGCTTTGGCTTGCATGTAACCGCCGCATATCGATCATCGGACTGGTCGTCCACCATAGGCGGCGGAAAAAGCGAATCCATCGACGGAGCCACCGCGGGCGCTTTGATGGAGGAGCTCGAGAAATATTGCCAGGAGCGGTTCGAGCCCGACGTGGTTCTGGAGGGTGGGTTTCACAAGTTGAGCACGAAGTCTGCGATTGACCCGAATAGGTGCGCCCTGCCGTTCGATTCGTGTTATGCGTCAGACTCGTCGATCTCGTGGTCTTGGATGACCGACTTGGTTACCGGTGAGCGAGTACTTGTGGCGCGAGATCTTCTCTCGATGCGCCGGCAGGCGAGGGACCTGCTCTACTCCGCCCGCCGCGGACGAAAGGTTTTCAGCACCAGTGGGCTTGCCTCCGGCTTTACGATCACCGAAGCCATCCTTCACGCGCTCTGCGAGCGCATCGAACGACATGCCGTGAAGCTTGCTGAACAAGCCCTGAGCAATCCCGGTGAAATTCCCGGAGCGCCACGCTGGCCGTTTACTCTGGTCGATCTCGAGAAGTGTACGCCATCCATCGGGCGTATCGTGCAATCGATTCGCGACGCCGGCTACCAGGTGCGCGTGATGGACATCACCTGCGAGGTGAGTGTGCCCACTTTTTCAGCACGCATCTTTCGACCTGACGGGGTCCACGGCCTCACTGAGAAGTATCACGGTGGATCTGGCACCCATCCAGATCCCGAGATTGCCGTCAAACGGGCTTTGCTTGAAGCTGTTCAGACACGCGTCGGCGCGCTCTCCGGTGCTCGCGAGGACTTTGGAATACGTCCGCGTAGTCTTGGACGACACGAGCGGCCCCGCCCTCTCTCTCGGGGCGACGCATATTGGATTCGGCCGTACGTTCCGAAGAAGCCACTCCGAGACGTCGTCGGATTCGTCGGACAGAGCGCGCGCGAAAATGTCGACTTCATTGTCCGTCGTTTGACTGCGGCTGGCTTCGATCGTGTGCTTTACCGGGACTTGTCGCCTGACGACGTCGCACCGGGCCATGTTGTCCGTGCGCTCGTCCCAGGCATGGAAGATACGAATCCGTTTCACACAGGCCTTCGAGCTCGCACTCTCATGGTGCAAGATCTGATGCGCCGCCACGAGTGGTAG
- a CDS encoding prolyl oligopeptidase family serine peptidase — MENTDRFSSFEVATPEMTKWEQEQSRSALEYLHGRRNFDEVLQRVRQYRNEAQPPREVEVRGHVTFSLEERKGTQGMSILRRDAKSAPSVLFRIGDDEASRRVQIDFMSVSPSGRFVAIGTSDAGAEETIVRVLDARTGKDHGDRAYDVRSGCFVWLPDESGYLYMRGRGRKGVPLKDQIRDLSVAVHTLGKPAEQDAEVVGSQARGERIHGEYEYPYPSISPNGQDIVIAVKHSLNPDLTVFTKKRNALLNEKVDWTRIYDQPDRVKATAVADGRVLVVRGIDDEHDVLEQVSTGNPSARRVLYTANHTLENLVSAGQDTYVVEREIATKHLVLVRSTSEVIPIALPTGRSVFSDNLRLDRTTNTLVVDLRAWTEPRSWWTLAPNKRAVEPIRSMISASHSDAFEVRSMEASARDGQRIPLTVVGLKGQASSPPKYVWISGYGCYGAVLGPSFTAARRIFIESGGTYIFAHIRGGGEKGRTWHQQARGATKIKTVEDFIDSVKFVRGAGFGTGGGIFVSGGSAGALPVGGLFVRNPELIDAAYIEGGVLNVSRMEAGSATGPLHKDEYGTNDTPEGARRLRDLDAYLNVQDGQSYPPILLRAGLNDPRVPRWQSSKFAARVQQATSAAHPVLFRMTGGGHIGGTTVDEEAQVEAEIVTFALSNIRHPDFQ; from the coding sequence TTGGAAAACACTGACCGTTTTTCTTCGTTCGAAGTCGCCACTCCCGAGATGACCAAGTGGGAGCAGGAGCAATCGCGGAGTGCGCTCGAGTATCTTCACGGCCGAAGAAATTTCGACGAAGTACTTCAGCGGGTACGCCAGTATCGAAACGAAGCACAGCCTCCGCGGGAGGTAGAGGTCCGCGGTCACGTGACGTTCTCCCTTGAAGAGCGCAAGGGAACCCAAGGAATGTCGATCCTCCGCCGTGACGCAAAGAGCGCACCGAGCGTCCTTTTTCGCATCGGTGACGATGAAGCCTCGCGTCGCGTGCAGATTGATTTCATGTCCGTCTCGCCTTCTGGACGTTTTGTCGCCATAGGCACATCTGACGCCGGTGCTGAAGAAACGATCGTGCGCGTACTGGACGCTCGAACGGGAAAGGACCACGGCGATCGAGCCTATGACGTTCGTTCAGGCTGTTTCGTCTGGCTTCCGGATGAGAGCGGGTACCTTTACATGCGCGGGAGAGGCCGCAAGGGTGTTCCTCTGAAGGACCAGATCCGCGACTTGAGCGTTGCCGTGCATACCCTGGGCAAACCGGCCGAGCAGGATGCCGAGGTCGTAGGTTCGCAAGCTCGCGGCGAGCGCATTCATGGGGAGTACGAATATCCATATCCGTCCATCTCGCCGAATGGCCAAGACATTGTCATCGCGGTCAAGCATTCGCTGAATCCTGACCTGACTGTCTTTACGAAGAAGCGCAATGCCCTTCTCAATGAGAAAGTTGATTGGACTCGGATCTATGACCAACCAGATCGGGTCAAAGCAACGGCCGTCGCCGATGGCCGTGTACTCGTGGTCCGCGGCATCGACGATGAGCATGACGTGCTGGAGCAAGTCTCGACGGGCAACCCGTCCGCGCGCCGTGTACTCTACACGGCAAATCACACGCTCGAGAATCTAGTCTCCGCTGGTCAGGATACATACGTTGTCGAGCGAGAGATTGCCACGAAGCATCTTGTCCTAGTCCGTTCTACCAGCGAAGTGATTCCTATTGCGCTCCCCACTGGTCGCTCTGTCTTCTCGGACAACCTGCGGCTCGATCGGACTACCAATACATTGGTTGTCGACCTACGCGCTTGGACCGAGCCCCGGTCGTGGTGGACGCTGGCGCCCAATAAGAGAGCGGTCGAGCCAATTCGCTCGATGATCTCTGCGTCCCACTCGGATGCATTCGAGGTTCGGTCCATGGAGGCCTCGGCTCGCGATGGTCAACGGATACCGCTCACGGTCGTCGGCCTGAAGGGACAAGCCTCATCGCCGCCCAAGTATGTGTGGATCTCGGGTTACGGATGCTACGGAGCGGTGCTCGGACCCTCATTTACCGCAGCACGCCGAATCTTCATCGAGTCGGGCGGTACATACATTTTCGCCCACATCCGCGGCGGCGGCGAGAAAGGCAGGACGTGGCATCAGCAAGCTCGTGGCGCCACGAAGATTAAGACCGTCGAGGACTTCATCGATAGCGTCAAATTCGTTCGTGGTGCCGGATTCGGGACCGGTGGCGGAATTTTTGTTTCGGGAGGCAGTGCAGGAGCCCTTCCCGTCGGCGGCCTATTTGTACGTAATCCGGAGCTGATTGACGCCGCGTATATCGAGGGGGGCGTCCTAAACGTCTCGCGGATGGAGGCAGGGAGTGCGACGGGCCCATTGCATAAGGACGAATACGGGACGAACGACACACCCGAAGGGGCACGCCGATTACGCGACCTCGATGCCTACTTGAACGTCCAAGACGGGCAGTCGTATCCGCCGATACTCTTGCGCGCGGGGCTGAATGATCCTCGAGTACCACGATGGCAGTCAAGCAAGTTCGCAGCTAGAGTTCAACAGGCGACGAGTGCTGCCCACCCTGTTCTCTTCCGCATGACGGGTGGTGGTCACATAGGAGGCACCACGGTGGATGAAGAAGCGCAGGTGGAGGCCGAAATCGTGACCTTCGCCCTATCGAACATCAGGCATCCCGACTTCCAGTAA